TCGGCATCGCGGCCTTCGGGCTCGGCGTCGTGGCGCGTGGCCATCACGAGGGCATGCACGCGTTCGGCCGCATCGGCCGGTGCGCCGGCCGAAAGGATGGCGGCGCGCGCCCATTCGGCACTGCGTGCCTCGTTGTCATGCGCATGCACGTCGTAGACCGCGTCGTGGAACCACAGCGCGAGCGCCACTTCGCCGGGGCGCTCGGCCGCTTGCTGCTCGCACTCGAACTAGGCCAGGCATTCGCCGAGGTGCTGCAGCGTGTGATAGTGGCGCTGCGGCTCGCCGTAGCGGCGCTGCAGCTCGACGCACAGCGCTTCGTCGGCATCGGCCACGCCCAGCGCACGCCAGGCGGCGTTCCAGTTGTCCCGCAGTGCCTCGGGCGCCATCGGCTATTGCTCCATGGCGGCCTTGACCTCCTGGCCAAGGTCGAGCACCGACATCGCGTAGTAGCTGCTCCAGTTGTAGCGCGTGATCACGTAGAAGTTGCGCGTGCCGGCCACGTAGGTCGGCGGCGCATCGGCGCCGTTCTGCAGCTCGACCAGCGCGAGCAGGCCCTTGTGGCGCAGGCCTTCGCCTTCGGGCACTGCCCCGGCCGCCACGAAGCTGTCGGTGCTGAAGCTCGGCAGGATGTCGGGCGCCAGCAGCAGCGCCTTCTTGAGGCGGGTCTCCTCGAAGTGCACCGGGTAGATCGCGGGCATGCCGGGCGTCCAGCCAAAGGCCTTGAAGTAGTTGGCCACCGAGCCGATCACGTCGGCGGGGTTGTCGACCAGGTCGATGCGGCCGTCGCCGTCGAAATCGACCGCGTACTTGGCGATGCTGCTGGGCATGAACTGCGGCATGCCCATGGCGCCCGCATAGCTGCCCACGGGCAGCAGGGGGTTGTCTGAAGTGCGGCTTTCGGTGCTCAGGAAGCTCTCGAGCTCGCCGCGAAAGAAGGCTTCGCGCTCGGCCGCGCGCGGATGGGCCTGCGGGAAGTCGAACGACAGCGTAGCCAGTGCATCGATCACGCGGAAGTTGCCCATGTTGCGGCCGTAGATGGTTTCCACGCCGACGATGCCCACGATGATCTCGGCCGGCACGCCGTAGGTCGCTTCGGCGCGCGCGAGCGTGTCGGCGTTGTTGCGCCAGAAGCGCACGCCCGCGGCAATGCGCGTTGCGTCGATGAAGCGGCTGCGGTAGGCCTGCCAGTTCTTCACCGTGCCGGCAGGACCCGGCAGCATGAGGCGCGGCACGTTCGGCAAAAAGCGCGCGCTGCCGATGGTGGCGCGCACCCATTCGCGGTCGAGGCCGCGGCGCTCGGCCACCTCGTCGGCAAAGCGCATGGCCTCGTCGCGCGTGGCGTAGGGCGTGCTGCCGGCCACGGTTTTCACGCTGCGGGCGCTGGCGGCTTTCTGGGCCTGCGCGGCCATGGACCCTGCGCAGCAGGCGGCGAGGAGGGCGACGGCGGCGGCGCGGCGCGGCGCGGGAAGAAAAAATCGCATGGCGCCGATTGTGCCGTTCGCGCGAGCCCGCCTCCGCGGGACACGTGCGATTTCAACGCCCGGAGTTCAGCGCAGCGGGCCAGTCCAGGCGACGGAACTCGGCGCGCAGGGCCGCGAGCGAAGCCGGGGAGGCCTCTGCGTATCGCTGGGCCTCCAGCTTCAGCAGCCATTCGCGCAGCGCCTGTGCCGCGGGGCCGAAGCGTGCCTCGGCCTGCGCGGCCATCTGGCGCGGCGGCGCCGTATCGGGCACCTCGAGGCCGGCCTTGGCGAGGCGCGCGCGGGCCTGGCCCAGCAGCCGCAGCCACGGGTCGTGCTGGCTGCGTTCCCACAAGGCCCACCCCGCGCCGGCAAGGCTCGCGCCCACCAGCAGGTAGAGCAGCACGTAGGCCAGGTCCTCGAGGCTCGGTGCATTGAAGCCGATGCTCTTGAGCAGGTTGAGTTGGCGGCTCTGCGTGTAGTTGAGCACCCACTGGTTCCAGCCGTTGTTCACCGCTTCCCACGCGGCGCGCAGGTTCTGCGCCAGCGTGGGGCTCATCGCGCCGATGGCGCCGGCGAACAGGCCCGGCTGCGGCACGAGCCGCTGCTGCTGGCCGACCCGGCCCGGCGACACCGCGCCGGTGGGATCGACGCGCACCCAGCCCGTGCCGTCCTCCCAGACCTCGGCCCAGGCATGCGCATCGCTCTGGCGCAGCACCCAGTAGTTGTCGACGCCGTTGAGTTCGCCGCCCTGGTAGCCGGTCACGATGCGCGCCGGGATGCCCGCCCCGCGCATCAGCACCACGAAGGCCGAGGCGATGTGCTCGCAGAAGCCTTCCTTGCGGTCGAACCAGAATTCGTCGGCCGTGTCGTTGCCGTAGACGCCGGGCTCCAGCGTGTACGTATAGCCGCCCGTGCGCAGGCGCTGCAGCGCGGCGCGGATGAAGGCCTGCGTGCCGGCGTTGGCCAGCGCGGGCTGGGCGCGCATGTCCGCGGCGAGCGCGGCGGTGCGCGGGTTCGATCCGGGCGGCAGCGCGAGATAGGGCCGCAGCGCGGCCGTCTGGCGCAGCGGGCCACTGTGGAACTGCGTGTAGCTCTCGGCGCGGTAGCGCACCAGGTCGGAGATGGGGCGGTTCGCGATCCATTGCAGGTCGGGCGTGCCCGTGACCTCGAAGCCGGGCGCCTGCGGTGCCCCTGGCGCCGCATCGAGCGTGAGCAGCCAGGGGCGGTGGCTGGGCTCGAGCGTGACCTCGTAGCGCACCGGCTGGCCGCTGGTGCGCAGGTTGCCCGAGGCCGGCGCGCCGCGCGCCCAGGACGGCAGCGCGCTCCACTCGCGCCCGTCGAACTGCGCGAGCACCGGGCCGCGGAAGTACAGCTGGCTTTGCGGCGGCGCGCGGTCGTCCTCGAACTTGATGCGCGCTGCAATGCTGTCGTCGAGCGCCAGTTCGGCGATGGTGCCCACGCGCATGGTGTTCGACAGGCCCGTGCGCCCGGCCATCGCATCGGCGGGCGTGCCCCACAGCGGCGCGAAGCGCGGGAACAGCAGGAACAGCGCGAGCATGACCGGCGCGCCTGCCAGGGCCATCCAGCAGGCGGTGCGCGCCGCCTGCATCAATGGCGGCTTGCCCACCGGCATGTGCGCATTGATCAGTGCGGTGAGCAGGCCCAGCAGCGCAAGCAGCATGGTGACCGCGGTCATGAGCGACTGCGAATAGAAGAAGTTCGTGAGCATCGCGAAGAAGCCCAGGAAGAAGATGACGAAGGCGTCGCGGCGCGCGCGCAGCTCCAGCGTCTTGAGCGCCAGCAGGATCACCACCAGCGTCACCCCGGCGTCGCGTCCCAGCAGGGTGCGATGGGTGGCGAAGGTGGCGGCCAGCGCCAGCACCAGCAGGCCCACGCGCGCCCACTTGCCCGGCAGCGGACGGGCTTCCACGGCGAGCGTGCTGCGCCACACCAGCACCATCGCCGTGATGGCGGTGCACCACCAGGGCAGGTTCCCGGCCTGCGGCAGGACGATAAGCGCGATCACCGCGAGCAGGAACAGCGTGTCCCGGGCGTCCCTTGGCAGCGCCGAGATTTCGCGCATGAACTTGTTCATCATGTGCACTGCTCCCGGCCGAAGGAACGAGCGGCGTTCGGAAGATTCAACATAGCGCCAGCGCCTCCAGGCAAGCCCTGCGGTGGGCCTCTCCCTGCGAGGGCTGCACCACGCGTGCGGCCACGCGGATGCCGTAGTCCACGCCCAGCCGGTCCGCCATCAGCACCCAGGCGCAAAGCCGCGACACCCTGGCCTCGGTGTCGGCCAGCTGGGTGGCCTGGGCATCGAGCCAGAGCTCTTCGCGCTGCGTCTGCTGCGTGTCGCGGCTCACCAGGTCTTCGGAGCCGGTGGCTTGCGCGCGCGCCGCCTTCTTCCAGACCACGAGCTTGAGCGGATCGCCGCGCCGGTAGGCCCTGAGACCGTCGTACTCGCCGGCGGCCTGGGCGCGCAGGGCGGCCGAGGTGGCGGCCGGACCCGACAGCGGCTCGCCCGGCGGCAGCGGTGGCGGATGCGCCTCGGGCGTCGGGTAGACCAGCATCTTCGCGGCCGGCCGCCACACCGTCCAGACGCGGAAGGTGCCGAGCGGGAAGCGCGTTTCGGCGGTGAGCGCAGGCACCGGGTGGAGCCCGCGCCGCTCGGGCTTGAATGCGATCTCGACGGTGGCGCTGCCCTCGGCCGGGACGTCGGTCCAGGCCCACTGGCCGCTGCCGCGCACGGCCATGCCGATGCCGTAGCGCACGCTGCGCCGCGTGTTGTGCAGCACCACGCGAAAGACCGCCGCGGCGCCCGCGTAGTGCGCCTCGGGCGCCATCAGGTGCATGGCCAGGCCGCGCAGCGTGGCATGGCACACATGCATGCCCACGGCCACGCTGCCCGCGAGCAGGAAGGTCAGCAGGTAGCCGAGGTTGAGCTGGTAGTTGATCGACGCGATCAAGAGCACCAGCAGCGTGGCGCCCAGCGTCCAGCCGGCGCGCGTGGGCACGATGTAGACGTTGCGCTGCGTGAGCTCCAGCGTGTCAGAAGGCGGCCGGCGCGACAGGAACCAGCCGTCGATGCGCGAGCGTAGCGACGCGATCATCGGTGGCCGGCAGGCGTGCTCGTTTTCACGGCAGCGGCACGTCCGCGATCATCGCGCGCACCTGCTCCACGGCGCCGCGGCCGGCGTCGCCCACCGGCGTGAGGCGGTGCGCAATGGTCTGCGGCAGGATCGACTGCACATCGTCCGGCGCCACGTAGTTGCGGTTGGCCAGCAGCGCCTGCGCCTTGGCGGCGCGCAGCACGGCAATGCCGGCACGCGGCGAGAGGCCCTGCAGGAACCAGCGGCCGGAACGCGTGGCGGCGATCAGGTCCTGCACATAGTTCAGCAGCGGCTCGGCCGCATGCACCTGCTGCACGCGCTGCTGCAGCGCAGTGAGCTCGCCGGCGGTCAGCATCGCGGGCAGGGTGGCCAGCATCTCGCGCCGATCGGCGCCCGAGAGCAGCTCGCGTTCGGCGGCGCGGTCGGGGTAGCCCAGCGAGATGCGCATGAGGAAGCGGTCGAGCTGCGATTCGGGCAAGGCGAAGGTGCCGAGCTGGTCCTGCGGGTTCTGCGTGGCAATCACGAAGAAGGGCGTGGGCAGGGGCCGCGTCTCGCCCTCGATGGTGACCTGCTTTTCTTCCATGGCCTCGAGCAGCGCGCTCTGCGTCTTGGGGCTGGCGCGGTTGATCTCGTCGGCCAGCAGCACCTGCGCGAAGATCGGCCCCGGGTGGAACACGAAGGCCTGCTGCCCGCGGTCGTAGATGGCCACGCCCGACAGGTCGCCCGGCATCAGGTCGGCGGTGAACTGCACGCGCGAGAACTGCAGCCCGAAGGTGTGCGACAGCGCATGGGCGAGGGTGGTCTTGCCGACCCCCGGCACATCCTCGATCAGCAGGTGCCCGCCCGCGAGCAGGCAGGCCACGCAGTCGCGCACCTGGGGCTCCTTGCCCACGATCACCGTGTTAAGCTGACTCAGCAAAGTGGCAAGCTTCGCAGCAACGTCCATATTTGTATCCATATGCAAACGATACCGTAAGACTGCGCGGCCCCATGCCGTGTGAGGTCTAGATACGACAGAGACACGGCAAACACATGGGCAAGACCGGCTACTTCACACATCGCGATTGCTGGAAGCACGACATGGGCCGGGGCCATCCCGAATGTCCCGAGCGGCTCGACGCCATCGAAGACAGACTGCTGCTCACCGGCGTGGGCGATGCCCTCGAACACCGCGACGTGCCGCTGGCCACCCTGGCCCAGATCACGCGGGCGCACAGCGAGGCGCACCTCGAACACCTCGAATCGCTGCACCAGCGCCTGGTGGCCGACGAGCCGGCCGGCGGCCCGCGCCATGCCCAGCTCGACCCCGACACCATTCTGAACCGCTTCACCCTGCTGGCCGCGCGCCGCGCCGCGGGCGCCGCCATTGCCGCCACCGATGCGGTGATGGCCGGCGAGATCGAGAACGCGTTCTGCTCGGTGCGCCCGCCCGGACACCACGCCTGCCGCGAGCAGGCCATGGGCTTCTGCTTCCTCAACAACGTGGCCATTGCGGCGCGGCATGCGCTCGAGGTGCACGGCCTGGAGCGCGTTGCCATCGTCGACTTCGACGTGCACCATGGCAACGGCACCGAGAACATCCTGTCGAACGATCCGCGCGTGCTGATGGTGGGCTTCTTCCAGCATCCGTTCTATCCGTACAGCGGCACCGAGCACCCGGCCTCGAACATGCTCAACCTGCCGATCCCGGCCTACACCAAGGGCATGGACGTGCGCGAGCTGATCGAGGCCGCCTGGATGCCCCGGCTGGAAGAGTTTGCGCCGCAGATGGTCTTCGTGAGCGCGGGCTTCGACGCCCACCGCGAGGACGACTTGGGCCAGCTCGGCCTCACCGAGAACGACTTCGCCTGGATCACGGGCCGCATCCGCGACGTTGCCAGCCGCCATGCGCGCGGGCGCATCGTCTCGATGCTCGAAGGGGGCTACAACCTCGACGCCCTCGCGCGCAGCGTCGAAGCCCATATCCGCGTTCTTGCCGATCTGTAAAAAGCCGCCGGCGCGAACACGGCGCCATGTTTTCCCAAGAGATGAATTTCAACGATTTCACACAACGCCTCGCCCAGGTCGACGCGCGCGGCCTGGGCATCGAACTGGCGGCGCTGGTGGGCTGCGTGGCGCTGGCCTGGATTGCCGCCCGCTGGTTCGGGCGCGACCAGCCGAAGGATTCCATCTGGTTCGGCGAGCGCACCTTCGATGGGCTCCTGTTCCCGCTGCTGGCGCTGGTCTTCGCCGAGCTGGCCCGGCGCCTGGTGAGCGACTTCCAGCCCGTGCTGGTGCTGCGCATCGGGGTGTCGGTGTTCCTGTCGCTGGCGGTCATCCGCCTGTTCGCGCGCGTGATGCGGGCGGTCTTTCCCGCCTCCAACCTGGTCCGGCTGCTCGAGCGCACGATCTCGTGGCTGGCCTGGATTGCCGCCATTCTCTGGATCGTCGGCCTGCTGCCGCCGGTGCTGGCCGAACTCGACGGCATCACGCTGGCTTTCGGCAAGACGCGCGTCAGCCTGCAGACCATCGTCCAGGGCGTGCTGTCGGCCGGGCTGGTGCTGGTGATCGCGCTGTGGATTGCCGCCACCATCGAGAAACGCATCCTGCGCGAGGCCGTGACCGATCTCTCGATGCGCAAGGTCGCGTCGAACGCGGTGCGCGCCTTCCTGCTGCTGGTGGGCCTGCTGTTCGCGCTGTCGGCGGTGGGGGTCGACCTCACGGCGCTCTCGGTGCTGGGCGGCGCGCTGGGCGTGGGCCTGGGCTTCGGCCTGCAGAAGCTGGCGGCCAACTACGTGAGCGGCTTCGTGATTTTGCTGGAGCGCTCCATCCGCATCGGCGACAACGTCAAGGTCGACACCTTCGAGGGCCGCATCACCGACATCAAGACCCGCTACACGCTCATCCGCGCGGGCAACGGGCGCGAGGCCATCGTGCCGAACGAGTCGCTCATCACCAGCCGCGTCGAGAACCTCTCGATGGCGGACCGCAAGTTCAACATCACGACCAGCATCGTGGTGGGCTACGACAGCGACGTGGCGCAGGTGCAGTCCATCCTGTGCGCGGCCGCCAAGGCGCAGCCGCGCGTCATGACCGACCCCGAGCCGGTGACCTTTCTCGCCAGCTTTGCGCCCGACGGGCTGGAGTTCACGCTGAACTTCTGGGTGGCCGACCCCGACAAGGGCAAGGACAACGTGCGCTCGGCCATCAACATCGCCATTCTCGAGGGCCTGCGCAGCGCGGGCGTGGACATTCCGTATCCGCAGCGCGTGCTGCGGGTGGAGTCGCTGCCGCCGGGCGTTTCCGCCACGCGCGACCCTGCCGTATAATCACGAAAAAGCACGGTCGTTCGTTTTTGTTGCCCCGCAGCGCCAGTCGCCATGGGCGCAGGTGCGGCAAAGGCCGGACCCTAAAATGACCGGCTGCCCTCGAAGCCCCCTTTTTGCAATCCCAATGGAGTCAAGTCAATGAAGGTTCTAGTGCCTGTCAAACGGGTCGTCGATTACAACGTCAAGGTGCGCGTGAAGAGCGACGGCACCGGAGTGGACATTGCCAACGTCAAGATGAGCATGAACCCCTTCGACGAGATCGCGGTGGAAGAAGCCGTGCGCCTGAAGGAAAAGGGCGTGGTCACCGAAGTCATCGCCGTCTCCTGCGGCGATGCCAAGTGCCAGGAAACCCTGCGCACCGCCATGGCCATCGGCGCCGACCGCGGCATCCTGGTCGAGACCACCGAGGAGCTGCAGCCCTTGGCCGTGGCCAAGCTCCTGAAGGCACTGGTCGACAAGGAACAGCCCCAGCTCATCATCCTCGGCAAGCAGGCCATCGACGACGACGCCAACCAGACCGGCCAGATGCTCGCCGCGCTGGCCGACCTGCCGCAAGCCACCTTCGCCTCCAAGGTCGAAGTGGCCGACGGCAAGGCCACCGTCACGCGCGAAGTCGACGGCGGCCTGGAGACCATCACGCTCAGCCTGCCGGCCGTCATCACCACCGACCTGCGCCTGAACGAGCCGCGCTACGTCACCCTGCCCAACATCATGAAGGCCAAGAAGAAGACGCTAGACGTCTTCAAGCCCGAAGACCTGGGCGTGGACGTGAAGCCCCGCCTGAAGACCCTCAAGGTCAGCGAGCCGCCCAAGCGCGGCGCCGGCATCAAGGTGCCTGATGTTGCAACGCTGGTGGACAAACTGAAGAACGAAGCGAAGGTGATCTGAACATGACCGCACTTGTTATTGCCGAACACGACCACGCGACCGTCAAGCCCGCGACCCTCAACACCGTGACCGCGGCACTGGCCTGCGGCGGCGACGT
This genomic window from Variovorax paradoxus contains:
- a CDS encoding DUF58 domain-containing protein, with amino-acid sequence MIASLRSRIDGWFLSRRPPSDTLELTQRNVYIVPTRAGWTLGATLLVLLIASINYQLNLGYLLTFLLAGSVAVGMHVCHATLRGLAMHLMAPEAHYAGAAAVFRVVLHNTRRSVRYGIGMAVRGSGQWAWTDVPAEGSATVEIAFKPERRGLHPVPALTAETRFPLGTFRVWTVWRPAAKMLVYPTPEAHPPPLPPGEPLSGPAATSAALRAQAAGEYDGLRAYRRGDPLKLVVWKKAARAQATGSEDLVSRDTQQTQREELWLDAQATQLADTEARVSRLCAWVLMADRLGVDYGIRVAARVVQPSQGEAHRRACLEALALC
- a CDS encoding histone deacetylase family protein encodes the protein MGKTGYFTHRDCWKHDMGRGHPECPERLDAIEDRLLLTGVGDALEHRDVPLATLAQITRAHSEAHLEHLESLHQRLVADEPAGGPRHAQLDPDTILNRFTLLAARRAAGAAIAATDAVMAGEIENAFCSVRPPGHHACREQAMGFCFLNNVAIAARHALEVHGLERVAIVDFDVHHGNGTENILSNDPRVLMVGFFQHPFYPYSGTEHPASNMLNLPIPAYTKGMDVRELIEAAWMPRLEEFAPQMVFVSAGFDAHREDDLGQLGLTENDFAWITGRIRDVASRHARGRIVSMLEGGYNLDALARSVEAHIRVLADL
- the mltB gene encoding lytic murein transglycosylase B, which gives rise to MRFFLPAPRRAAAVALLAACCAGSMAAQAQKAASARSVKTVAGSTPYATRDEAMRFADEVAERRGLDREWVRATIGSARFLPNVPRLMLPGPAGTVKNWQAYRSRFIDATRIAAGVRFWRNNADTLARAEATYGVPAEIIVGIVGVETIYGRNMGNFRVIDALATLSFDFPQAHPRAAEREAFFRGELESFLSTESRTSDNPLLPVGSYAGAMGMPQFMPSSIAKYAVDFDGDGRIDLVDNPADVIGSVANYFKAFGWTPGMPAIYPVHFEETRLKKALLLAPDILPSFSTDSFVAAGAVPEGEGLRHKGLLALVELQNGADAPPTYVAGTRNFYVITRYNWSSYYAMSVLDLGQEVKAAMEQ
- a CDS encoding electron transfer flavoprotein subunit beta/FixA family protein — protein: MKVLVPVKRVVDYNVKVRVKSDGTGVDIANVKMSMNPFDEIAVEEAVRLKEKGVVTEVIAVSCGDAKCQETLRTAMAIGADRGILVETTEELQPLAVAKLLKALVDKEQPQLIILGKQAIDDDANQTGQMLAALADLPQATFASKVEVADGKATVTREVDGGLETITLSLPAVITTDLRLNEPRYVTLPNIMKAKKKTLDVFKPEDLGVDVKPRLKTLKVSEPPKRGAGIKVPDVATLVDKLKNEAKVI
- a CDS encoding AAA family ATPase: MDVAAKLATLLSQLNTVIVGKEPQVRDCVACLLAGGHLLIEDVPGVGKTTLAHALSHTFGLQFSRVQFTADLMPGDLSGVAIYDRGQQAFVFHPGPIFAQVLLADEINRASPKTQSALLEAMEEKQVTIEGETRPLPTPFFVIATQNPQDQLGTFALPESQLDRFLMRISLGYPDRAAERELLSGADRREMLATLPAMLTAGELTALQQRVQQVHAAEPLLNYVQDLIAATRSGRWFLQGLSPRAGIAVLRAAKAQALLANRNYVAPDDVQSILPQTIAHRLTPVGDAGRGAVEQVRAMIADVPLP
- a CDS encoding transglutaminase family protein, with the protein product MNKFMREISALPRDARDTLFLLAVIALIVLPQAGNLPWWCTAITAMVLVWRSTLAVEARPLPGKWARVGLLVLALAATFATHRTLLGRDAGVTLVVILLALKTLELRARRDAFVIFFLGFFAMLTNFFYSQSLMTAVTMLLALLGLLTALINAHMPVGKPPLMQAARTACWMALAGAPVMLALFLLFPRFAPLWGTPADAMAGRTGLSNTMRVGTIAELALDDSIAARIKFEDDRAPPQSQLYFRGPVLAQFDGREWSALPSWARGAPASGNLRTSGQPVRYEVTLEPSHRPWLLTLDAAPGAPQAPGFEVTGTPDLQWIANRPISDLVRYRAESYTQFHSGPLRQTAALRPYLALPPGSNPRTAALAADMRAQPALANAGTQAFIRAALQRLRTGGYTYTLEPGVYGNDTADEFWFDRKEGFCEHIASAFVVLMRGAGIPARIVTGYQGGELNGVDNYWVLRQSDAHAWAEVWEDGTGWVRVDPTGAVSPGRVGQQQRLVPQPGLFAGAIGAMSPTLAQNLRAAWEAVNNGWNQWVLNYTQSRQLNLLKSIGFNAPSLEDLAYVLLYLLVGASLAGAGWALWERSQHDPWLRLLGQARARLAKAGLEVPDTAPPRQMAAQAEARFGPAAQALREWLLKLEAQRYAEASPASLAALRAEFRRLDWPAALNSGR
- a CDS encoding mechanosensitive ion channel family protein — translated: MNFNDFTQRLAQVDARGLGIELAALVGCVALAWIAARWFGRDQPKDSIWFGERTFDGLLFPLLALVFAELARRLVSDFQPVLVLRIGVSVFLSLAVIRLFARVMRAVFPASNLVRLLERTISWLAWIAAILWIVGLLPPVLAELDGITLAFGKTRVSLQTIVQGVLSAGLVLVIALWIAATIEKRILREAVTDLSMRKVASNAVRAFLLLVGLLFALSAVGVDLTALSVLGGALGVGLGFGLQKLAANYVSGFVILLERSIRIGDNVKVDTFEGRITDIKTRYTLIRAGNGREAIVPNESLITSRVENLSMADRKFNITTSIVVGYDSDVAQVQSILCAAAKAQPRVMTDPEPVTFLASFAPDGLEFTLNFWVADPDKGKDNVRSAINIAILEGLRSAGVDIPYPQRVLRVESLPPGVSATRDPAV